The Candidatus Binatia bacterium genome has a window encoding:
- a CDS encoding WYL domain-containing protein produces MPRGEQVSRIYQILMDLVRNPRGIPATVLAQRRGLRLRTVYRDIEALRRAGFPIERGSQGRWRLADHWQAQLPFPLPAEEILALQTAREFLKPLRGTPVERAFAQLCSRLLGPNGSQGELFPYYRTILQTRSTFAIDYRPHLSKLETLCTAIQERRSVRTVYWGLNRSQPTLREIDPYRLYFDPSLEALYLFGWCHLRKAIRVFAVHRFESVRMTERQFSPPQFDVKDFLRDAFRLWREANVQQVRFRVYPPLARWVAERQMHASQEIRRLQDNAIEVSLTVEASEEIKRFLLQLGAYAEVLAPESLRASVANELQRALRHYLPAPIESLSPGDKVALPPRGSGLKKSPVRAGVRRQRQAR; encoded by the coding sequence ATGCCGCGCGGAGAGCAAGTATCACGCATCTACCAGATTCTCATGGATTTGGTCCGCAACCCGCGCGGAATTCCCGCCACTGTGCTGGCCCAGCGCCGGGGCTTGCGCTTGCGCACCGTGTATCGGGACATCGAGGCGCTCCGCCGAGCGGGCTTTCCGATCGAGCGAGGCAGCCAAGGCCGGTGGCGGCTCGCCGACCACTGGCAGGCACAGCTTCCGTTCCCGTTGCCCGCAGAGGAAATCCTCGCCTTGCAGACGGCTCGGGAATTCCTCAAACCCCTGCGAGGTACGCCGGTGGAACGCGCGTTCGCGCAGCTATGTAGTCGCCTCCTAGGCCCCAACGGCTCGCAGGGCGAGCTGTTTCCGTACTACCGGACGATTTTGCAAACCCGTTCGACATTTGCGATCGACTATCGCCCGCACCTGTCCAAGCTGGAAACCCTCTGCACCGCCATCCAAGAACGCCGCTCCGTGCGCACCGTGTATTGGGGCCTCAACCGGTCGCAGCCGACGTTGCGGGAAATCGACCCGTACCGGCTCTATTTCGATCCCAGCCTGGAGGCGTTGTATTTGTTCGGATGGTGCCACCTCCGCAAGGCGATTCGCGTGTTTGCCGTACACCGATTCGAGAGCGTGCGCATGACGGAGCGGCAATTTTCGCCGCCGCAATTCGACGTCAAGGACTTCTTGCGCGACGCCTTTCGGCTGTGGCGCGAGGCCAACGTTCAGCAAGTGCGTTTCCGCGTGTACCCGCCGCTCGCTCGCTGGGTTGCGGAGCGCCAAATGCACGCGAGCCAAGAAATCCGCCGCTTGCAAGACAACGCTATCGAAGTCAGCCTCACCGTAGAGGCAAGCGAGGAGATCAAGCGATTTCTGCTGCAATTGGGCGCGTATGCGGAGGTGCTGGCGCCGGAGTCGCTACGCGCCAGCGTCGCGAACGAGCTGCAACGCGCGCTGCGGCACTACTTGCCGGCGCCCATAGAAAGTTTGTCCCCAGGTGACAAAGTCGCGTTGCCGCCGCGCGGATCGGGACTAAAGAAAAGCCCGGTCCGAGCGGGAGTGCGAAGGCAACGTCAGGCCCGCTAA
- a CDS encoding ATPase AAA, with the protein MEAGTSMLQEQLRQEAAQLFRVREEIGRVIVGQRYLVDRLLIGLLANGHVLLEGVPGLAKTLSIKTLARTIDASFQRVQFTPDLLPADLIGTLVYQPNTGTFTTKKGPIFAHVVLADEINRAPAKVQSALLEAMQERQVTIGEETHPLPDPFLVLATQNPIEQEGTYPLPEAQVDRFMLKLTIQYPSKAEERQILDRMASTLPPPEPTRVLSTADIVRLRQLVDQVYVDDKIKDYIVDLVFATREPKTYKLDLDRWIQYGASPRATLYLTLAAKAHALLQGRSYVTPQDVKSLAPDVLRHRVIVSYEAEAEDITPDEVVRRVLDGVPVP; encoded by the coding sequence ATGGAAGCAGGAACGAGCATGTTGCAAGAACAACTTCGCCAAGAAGCCGCGCAGCTCTTCCGCGTGCGCGAGGAAATCGGCCGTGTCATTGTCGGCCAGCGTTACCTCGTGGATCGGCTCCTGATCGGCCTTCTCGCCAACGGACACGTACTGCTCGAAGGTGTGCCCGGACTCGCCAAAACTTTGTCCATCAAAACCTTGGCCCGCACGATCGATGCGAGCTTCCAGCGCGTGCAATTCACGCCGGACTTACTGCCGGCCGACCTGATCGGCACGCTCGTGTATCAGCCCAATACCGGCACGTTCACGACCAAAAAGGGACCCATTTTCGCTCACGTCGTATTGGCCGACGAAATCAACCGCGCACCGGCCAAGGTGCAAAGCGCCTTACTCGAGGCCATGCAGGAGCGGCAAGTGACCATCGGCGAGGAAACTCACCCCTTGCCGGATCCGTTTCTCGTGCTCGCCACCCAAAACCCGATCGAGCAAGAAGGCACTTACCCGTTGCCCGAAGCGCAAGTGGATCGCTTCATGCTCAAGCTCACGATCCAGTACCCGAGCAAGGCGGAAGAGCGGCAAATCCTCGACCGCATGGCCTCCACCCTACCCCCACCCGAACCTACCCGCGTTTTGTCCACCGCCGACATCGTGCGGCTGCGCCAGCTCGTGGACCAGGTGTACGTAGACGACAAGATCAAGGACTACATCGTGGACCTCGTGTTCGCCACGCGCGAACCGAAAACGTACAAGCTCGACCTCGACCGCTGGATCCAGTACGGAGCCTCGCCACGTGCAACCTTGTATCTCACACTGGCGGCCAAGGCGCACGCGCTCCTGCAAGGACGCAGCTACGTCACGCCGCAGGACGTCAAGTCCCTCGCCCCCGACGTACTGCGGCACCGGGTGATCGTATCGTACGAAGCAGAGGCCGAAGACATCACGCCGGACGAAGTCGTGCGCCGCGTGCTCGACGGCGTGCCCGTGCCCTAA
- the msrA gene encoding peptide methionine sulfoxide reductase MsrA, with translation MWLACQSGVGARAGSQKGAVQEAMRPRYSKSLYDITPLSREEVERLASQLDPETFRVTQRAGTEPPFCGRFVDHEEPGLYVCAVCGLPLYKSEHKFHSGSGWPSFYREFDPAHVARRPDLSHGMVRTEIVCARCGAHLGHVFDDGPPPTRQRHCVNSVSLKFVREGEPLPPESQPVRAEVAYFAGGCFWGIEHYFQQGPGVIDAVSGYMQGHVERPTYEQVCSGATGHAETVKVVYDPRRITYRRLLEAFFRMHDPTQWNRQGPDVGEQYRSGIWYVNEEQKREAEAYIRELEESGRYGGRKIVTLVEPAKQFWPAEDYHQDYIAKTGRPCHVANPWD, from the coding sequence ATGTGGCTCGCTTGCCAAAGCGGTGTGGGAGCGCGAGCCGGTTCACAGAAAGGAGCGGTGCAAGAAGCGATGCGGCCGAGGTATTCGAAATCCCTGTACGACATCACTCCGTTATCGCGTGAGGAAGTGGAGCGGCTAGCCTCGCAGCTCGATCCCGAAACATTTCGCGTGACGCAGCGTGCGGGCACCGAGCCGCCATTTTGCGGCCGGTTCGTGGACCACGAAGAGCCAGGGTTGTACGTGTGCGCAGTGTGCGGCCTTCCGCTCTACAAAAGCGAGCACAAGTTCCATTCCGGCAGTGGCTGGCCCTCGTTTTATCGCGAGTTCGATCCCGCGCACGTGGCGCGCCGGCCCGATCTCTCCCATGGCATGGTGCGCACCGAAATCGTGTGCGCCCGCTGCGGGGCGCATTTGGGACATGTGTTCGATGATGGTCCGCCTCCCACTCGCCAGCGGCATTGCGTGAACTCGGTGTCGCTCAAATTCGTGCGCGAGGGCGAGCCGCTACCGCCAGAAAGTCAGCCGGTGCGTGCCGAAGTGGCGTACTTCGCGGGTGGCTGTTTTTGGGGCATCGAGCACTACTTCCAGCAAGGTCCGGGGGTGATCGATGCCGTGTCCGGATACATGCAAGGGCACGTGGAGCGACCCACGTACGAGCAAGTGTGCTCGGGCGCGACGGGTCACGCGGAAACCGTCAAGGTCGTGTACGATCCCCGCCGCATCACTTATCGTCGCTTGCTCGAGGCGTTTTTCCGGATGCACGACCCGACGCAGTGGAATCGGCAAGGTCCGGACGTTGGCGAGCAGTACCGGTCGGGCATTTGGTACGTCAACGAAGAGCAGAAGCGCGAGGCGGAAGCATACATCCGCGAACTTGAGGAGAGCGGGCGATACGGCGGAAGAAAGATCGTCACGCTGGTCGAGCCCGCCAAGCAGTTCTGGCCGGCAGAGGACTATCATCAGGACTACATCGCCAAGACCGGCCGACCCTGCCACGTGGCGAATCCCTGGGATTGA
- a CDS encoding Rrf2 family transcriptional regulator produces the protein MNVGRRVDYAVRALCYVAAQPAGRFVPRREIQTRQNIPAPFLSKILRDLVQAGLLLSVPGAKGGFRLGKPPSSITLREVYESVEGPLCLIDCVNEEDDACCFASVCTQIQIWRGAQQLLAQYLEDITIQAIADRHGLVPRLQEKQQIAEH, from the coding sequence ATGAACGTGGGGCGCAGGGTGGACTACGCCGTGCGCGCACTTTGCTATGTAGCGGCGCAGCCGGCGGGGCGCTTCGTGCCGCGGCGAGAAATTCAAACCCGGCAAAATATCCCCGCCCCGTTTCTGTCGAAAATCTTGCGCGATTTGGTGCAGGCCGGCCTCCTGCTCTCGGTTCCAGGTGCCAAGGGCGGCTTTCGTCTCGGCAAACCTCCCTCGTCCATCACTCTGCGCGAGGTCTACGAAAGCGTCGAGGGGCCGCTTTGCTTGATCGATTGCGTCAACGAAGAAGATGACGCTTGCTGTTTTGCCTCGGTTTGCACCCAAATCCAAATTTGGCGGGGCGCGCAGCAATTGCTTGCGCAATATTTGGAGGACATTACCATCCAGGCCATTGCCGATCGCCACGGGCTGGTCCCGCGGCTGCAAGAAAAACAACAAATTGCGGAACATTGA
- a CDS encoding anion transporter — MDRLALGLFLAVYALLALGGLPPFRFDRTGIAIMGAAAMVLTGTIPFEVAVAAVDYRTIVFLFGMMIVVANLRLAGFFRLVTARALRRAHSPRQVLAVTVFVPGILAAFFINDVVCLVCTPVVVQVTSRLALPPVPYLLALATAANIGSAATVSGNPQNMLVASFARLPYASFAEHLAPLALAGLAVDYVVLLLLFRRELSGPRSGLRPVELSERVHRPLLYKSALASVLAVSLFFAGYPVAEVSLGVGAWLLATRRVRPEKVYREIDWPLLVLFVGLFVVVGGFEHAGLDRRLLAYAGDVRSWGAHVVVVLTAVLSNVVSNVPAVMLLKPVVMQAADPARTAMLVAAASTFAGNFLTIGSVANLIVLEQARRAGVTISFWQYARVGVPVTLATLAMTWWALG; from the coding sequence ATGGATCGGCTGGCGCTGGGGCTGTTCCTTGCGGTGTACGCGCTGCTGGCCCTGGGTGGCTTGCCCCCGTTTCGCTTCGACCGAACGGGCATTGCCATCATGGGAGCGGCGGCCATGGTGCTCACCGGAACGATTCCGTTCGAGGTCGCCGTCGCGGCCGTAGACTATCGCACGATTGTGTTCTTGTTCGGGATGATGATCGTGGTGGCGAATCTGCGCCTGGCGGGTTTTTTTCGCTTGGTGACCGCACGCGCCCTGCGACGGGCGCACTCGCCTCGACAAGTTCTGGCCGTGACCGTGTTCGTTCCCGGAATTCTGGCGGCCTTCTTCATTAACGACGTCGTCTGTTTGGTGTGCACTCCGGTGGTCGTGCAAGTCACCTCCCGGCTGGCGCTGCCGCCGGTCCCGTACCTTCTGGCTCTCGCGACCGCCGCGAACATCGGGAGCGCCGCCACAGTGAGCGGGAATCCGCAAAATATGCTGGTCGCGAGCTTTGCGCGGCTACCCTACGCGAGTTTTGCGGAGCACCTGGCGCCGCTGGCGCTGGCCGGGTTGGCGGTCGACTACGTTGTGCTCTTACTGCTGTTTCGCCGCGAACTGTCCGGGCCACGGTCCGGCCTGCGCCCCGTGGAGCTTTCCGAACGGGTGCACAGGCCGCTGCTGTACAAGTCCGCGCTCGCGTCCGTATTGGCCGTGAGCTTGTTTTTTGCGGGATATCCAGTGGCCGAGGTATCGCTCGGTGTGGGGGCATGGCTGTTGGCTACCCGGCGCGTGCGCCCGGAAAAAGTGTACCGGGAAATTGATTGGCCCTTGCTCGTCCTGTTCGTGGGGTTGTTCGTGGTCGTGGGCGGGTTCGAACATGCCGGGCTCGACCGGCGCTTGCTCGCGTATGCGGGAGACGTGCGCAGTTGGGGGGCGCATGTGGTGGTCGTGCTCACAGCGGTGCTTTCCAACGTGGTCAGCAATGTTCCGGCGGTCATGTTGCTCAAGCCGGTGGTAATGCAGGCAGCCGATCCGGCGCGCACGGCGATGTTGGTGGCGGCAGCGAGCACCTTTGCGGGAAATTTTTTGACGATCGGTTCCGTGGCCAACTTGATCGTGCTCGAGCAAGCGCGGCGTGCTGGGGTGACGATTTCGTTTTGGCAGTATGCTCGCGTGGGTGTTCCGGTGACGCTGGCCACTCTCGCCATGACTTGGTGGGCGTTGGGCTGA
- a CDS encoding aerotolerance protein BatA, whose product MRLEHPWVLLALALLPFLVLWWNRRADPAAAPLPFFERLPAAPAGRSRWRWLLSVLRALSLAALIVAMSRPQYGNAEGEMRGEGIDIVLAVDISGSMLAEDFTKPSGERANRLEVVKDVVREFVARRRNDRIGLVVFAGRPYTQCPLTLDHGWLLRNLERVQIGMIEDGTAIGSALATAGARLEASDAKSKVIVLLTDGQNNAGKVSPKTAAEALAQLGIRVYTIGAGTRGLAPFPARDVFGNRVYRPMPVDIDETTLQEVARVTGGQYFRATDTASLRQVYAEIDRMERTEFRSPRYFAYDEAYPWFIALALFLYATEFALRHTWLRVLP is encoded by the coding sequence ATGCGGCTTGAGCATCCGTGGGTGCTGCTGGCGCTGGCGTTGCTGCCTTTCCTCGTTCTGTGGTGGAACCGCCGTGCGGACCCAGCGGCGGCGCCGCTGCCGTTTTTCGAGCGGCTGCCTGCAGCGCCGGCCGGCCGCAGCCGCTGGCGCTGGCTTCTATCTGTGTTGCGGGCCCTCTCCTTGGCCGCGCTGATCGTGGCCATGAGCCGGCCACAATATGGAAACGCGGAAGGCGAAATGCGGGGCGAAGGTATTGATATCGTGCTGGCCGTGGACATTTCGGGCAGCATGCTGGCCGAAGACTTCACCAAGCCCTCGGGGGAACGGGCGAACCGGCTCGAGGTCGTCAAGGATGTGGTGCGCGAGTTCGTCGCCCGCCGCCGCAACGATCGCATTGGCCTGGTCGTTTTCGCCGGGCGCCCTTACACCCAGTGTCCGCTCACACTCGACCACGGCTGGTTGCTCCGCAATCTCGAACGAGTGCAAATTGGGATGATCGAAGACGGTACGGCAATCGGCTCGGCACTGGCTACGGCAGGAGCCCGGCTCGAAGCGTCGGACGCAAAAAGCAAAGTCATTGTGCTGCTCACCGACGGGCAAAACAACGCCGGCAAGGTGTCCCCGAAAACCGCCGCCGAAGCTCTCGCCCAACTAGGCATACGCGTGTACACCATCGGCGCCGGCACGCGCGGACTGGCACCGTTTCCGGCGCGGGATGTCTTCGGCAATCGCGTGTATCGCCCCATGCCGGTGGACATTGACGAGACGACCCTCCAGGAGGTCGCTCGCGTCACCGGCGGGCAGTATTTCCGGGCCACCGACACAGCGAGCCTGCGGCAGGTGTACGCCGAAATCGACCGCATGGAACGTACGGAATTTCGCTCCCCGCGCTACTTTGCATACGATGAAGCCTATCCTTGGTTTATCGCGTTGGCGTTGTTTCTCTACGCAACCGAATTCGCGCTGCGCCACACTTGGCTGAGGGTGTTGCCATGA
- a CDS encoding MFS transporter has translation MTSRFPPDVWAYLLSRFCAATSLTLMRATVAWHVFELSRSPFYLGLIGLVQFVPAFSLLLVGGVVADRYERRRIVMLAQCVPTAGALLLAWLTAREGVTLILLYSVVFAMAAAAAFDNPARASILPNLVPPADFPRAVTLASTVQALAFATGPALSGMVIASAGISAAYGAVAAFLVVAIVSLTRVRPSWPQGAGRAVGWREMVQGVQFVSSRPVVWGCMLLDMLAVIFGGAAALLPVYANEILKVGARGYGILSASLEAGALTTSLVLMLLPPIRRAGMTLLGAVVVFGVATIVFGLSRWFPLSVAAYMLAGMADQISVIMRSTIIQLNTPDRLRGRVSAINFMFINASNQLGAVESGFVAALTSPTFSVVSGGVGCLVVVAIIAARVPALRHYVIRGHVSV, from the coding sequence ATGACTTCGCGCTTCCCGCCCGACGTGTGGGCCTATCTTCTCAGCCGCTTTTGTGCGGCGACTTCGCTCACCTTGATGCGCGCCACCGTGGCGTGGCATGTGTTCGAGTTGTCGCGCTCGCCCTTTTACCTGGGGCTCATTGGGCTGGTGCAATTCGTGCCCGCGTTTTCTTTGCTGTTGGTGGGCGGTGTCGTGGCCGACCGTTACGAACGGCGCCGCATCGTCATGCTCGCGCAGTGCGTACCGACTGCGGGTGCGTTGTTGTTGGCTTGGCTGACCGCACGCGAGGGTGTGACTTTGATCCTTCTGTACAGCGTTGTGTTTGCCATGGCCGCGGCGGCTGCGTTCGACAACCCCGCGCGCGCCTCGATTTTGCCGAACTTGGTGCCGCCAGCCGACTTTCCTCGGGCGGTCACGCTGGCGTCTACCGTGCAAGCGTTGGCGTTTGCAACGGGTCCCGCGCTCAGCGGTATGGTGATCGCGTCGGCGGGTATCTCGGCGGCGTACGGAGCAGTTGCCGCATTTTTGGTTGTAGCCATCGTGTCGCTCACGCGCGTGCGACCGAGTTGGCCGCAGGGAGCCGGACGGGCTGTGGGCTGGAGGGAAATGGTGCAGGGAGTGCAATTTGTGTCGAGTCGGCCCGTGGTGTGGGGCTGCATGCTGCTCGACATGCTGGCGGTGATTTTCGGCGGGGCCGCGGCGCTGTTGCCCGTGTACGCCAACGAGATCTTGAAGGTGGGTGCCCGCGGTTACGGCATTTTATCTGCCTCTCTCGAAGCAGGGGCGCTGACGACTTCGCTCGTGCTCATGCTCCTGCCTCCCATTCGGCGCGCCGGGATGACACTGCTCGGGGCCGTTGTGGTGTTTGGCGTGGCCACCATCGTGTTCGGTTTGTCGCGTTGGTTTCCACTCTCGGTGGCCGCTTACATGCTGGCCGGTATGGCCGACCAAATCAGCGTCATCATGCGCAGCACGATCATTCAGTTGAACACGCCGGACCGTTTGCGCGGGAGAGTGAGCGCCATCAACTTCATGTTCATCAACGCGTCCAACCAGCTAGGCGCGGTCGAGTCCGGCTTTGTGGCGGCGCTGACTTCGCCGACGTTTTCCGTCGTCAGTGGCGGAGTGGGTTGCCTCGTGGTGGTGGCGATTATTGCCGCGCGCGTGCCGGCGCTGCGCCATTACGTGATTCGGGGCCACGTGAGCGTGTGA
- the aat gene encoding leucyl/phenylalanyl-tRNA--protein transferase: MPRLQWFPTTVDEDSDGLVAIGGRLDPKTVLRAYREGVFPWPVPGLPMLWFSPNERGVLEFDRLHIPRSLRQARRRCRLEFTIDRAFAAVIRACAETPRPQQVGTWITPEVIRTYVRLHEMGVAHSVEAWRDGVLVGGLYGVDVDGAFAGESMFYREPNASKLALLFLIDHLASRGLDWMDIQMITPHMARLGARAIPRAEFLAKLAATRQRGLRLFDPAP; this comes from the coding sequence ATGCCGCGACTGCAGTGGTTTCCCACGACGGTAGATGAAGATAGTGACGGGCTCGTCGCCATTGGCGGCCGGCTCGACCCGAAGACGGTGTTGCGCGCGTATCGGGAGGGCGTCTTTCCATGGCCGGTCCCCGGCTTGCCGATGTTGTGGTTTTCGCCCAACGAGCGCGGCGTGCTGGAGTTCGACCGATTGCATATTCCGCGGAGTTTGCGTCAGGCGCGCCGGCGCTGCAGGCTGGAATTTACCATCGATCGCGCGTTTGCAGCGGTAATTCGTGCCTGTGCGGAAACCCCCCGCCCGCAGCAAGTGGGCACCTGGATTACGCCGGAAGTGATACGGACGTACGTTCGCCTGCACGAAATGGGCGTGGCGCACAGCGTGGAGGCTTGGAGGGATGGTGTCCTGGTGGGCGGCCTGTATGGCGTGGATGTGGACGGGGCGTTTGCCGGTGAGAGCATGTTTTACCGGGAACCGAACGCGTCGAAGTTGGCGCTGCTGTTCTTGATCGATCATCTGGCCAGCCGCGGGCTGGATTGGATGGACATCCAAATGATTACCCCGCACATGGCGCGGCTCGGCGCGCGCGCGATTCCTCGCGCTGAGTTTTTGGCCAAATTGGCGGCGACGCGGCAGCGCGGCTTGCGCTTGTTCGATCCCGCGCCCTAA
- a CDS encoding glutaryl-CoA dehydrogenase yields MRTFSGVDYFGIEELLTPEQRLVQRTVREFVEQEALPVIEDFHAREEFPRHLIPRMASLGFFGANLHGYGCAGLDNVSYGLICQELERGDSGLRSMVSVQGSLCMYPIYAFGSEEQKQRWLPKMAKGEVIGCFGLTEPDHGSDPGGMETKARRDGAQWVVTGTKRWITNGSIAHLAIVWAKTPDGVRGFLVETDRPGFTARDIKGKFSLRASITSELILEEVRVPDSNVLPGVVGLKGPFSCLTQARYGIVWGALGAAMACYHTALEYAKERRQFERAIAGYQLVQQKLVFMLTEITKGQLLALRLGQLKDEGKLRPQQVSLAKRNNVQQALEIARMARDILGANGIVNEYPVIRHMLNLETVNTYEGTHDMHTLIVGRDITGLDAIR; encoded by the coding sequence ATGCGAACATTTAGCGGAGTGGATTATTTTGGGATCGAGGAATTGCTGACGCCCGAACAGCGCCTCGTTCAGCGCACGGTGCGCGAATTTGTCGAGCAGGAAGCCTTACCGGTCATCGAAGATTTTCATGCGCGTGAAGAGTTTCCGCGCCATCTCATTCCGCGCATGGCGTCGCTGGGGTTCTTCGGCGCGAACTTGCACGGTTACGGCTGCGCCGGCTTGGACAACGTGTCGTACGGCCTGATTTGCCAGGAACTCGAGCGGGGCGACAGCGGGCTACGCTCCATGGTGTCGGTGCAGGGCTCGTTGTGCATGTACCCCATTTACGCCTTTGGCTCGGAGGAGCAAAAGCAGCGCTGGTTGCCCAAAATGGCCAAGGGAGAGGTGATTGGCTGCTTTGGGCTCACGGAGCCGGATCATGGATCGGACCCGGGCGGGATGGAAACCAAGGCGCGGCGGGATGGGGCGCAATGGGTCGTTACCGGCACCAAACGCTGGATCACCAATGGCAGCATTGCTCATTTGGCGATCGTTTGGGCTAAGACTCCCGACGGCGTGCGCGGGTTTTTGGTGGAAACCGACCGCCCAGGGTTTACGGCACGCGATATTAAAGGAAAGTTCTCCTTGCGCGCCTCGATTACGTCGGAGTTGATTCTCGAGGAGGTGCGCGTGCCGGACAGTAACGTTCTTCCCGGAGTCGTCGGGCTCAAAGGCCCGTTTTCTTGCCTGACGCAAGCACGATACGGGATCGTTTGGGGCGCGTTAGGTGCGGCCATGGCTTGCTATCACACCGCGCTGGAGTACGCCAAGGAGCGTCGGCAATTCGAGCGAGCCATCGCAGGCTATCAGTTGGTGCAGCAAAAACTCGTGTTCATGCTGACCGAGATCACCAAAGGGCAGTTGTTGGCGTTGCGCTTGGGCCAGCTCAAGGATGAAGGGAAGCTCCGGCCCCAGCAGGTCTCGCTGGCCAAGCGCAACAACGTGCAGCAAGCGCTGGAAATTGCACGCATGGCGCGCGACATCCTCGGCGCCAATGGCATCGTGAACGAGTACCCGGTGATCCGCCACATGCTGAATCTCGAGACCGTGAACACATACGAGGGCACGCACGACATGCACACTTTGATCGTTGGGCGGGACATCACGGGGCTGGATGCCATCCGATAA